Within the Phaseolus vulgaris cultivar G19833 chromosome 9, P. vulgaris v2.0, whole genome shotgun sequence genome, the region CATCGCCATCTGGCGATCGGAGGCGCAAGTATGATGTTTTTAGTTCTCgtcgccgtgagcgagtgtaggcgagaagagattaaaaagtcctcctcgctgtgagcgagtgtaggcgagaacagattgcaagtcctcagtgcatccggggaagaggagatgtaacccctgggcaaagttgaggcaccagagaaagtcctcctcgccgtgagcgagtgtaggcgagaacagattgcaagtcctcagtgcatccgggggaagatgagatgtaacccctgggcaaagtTAAGGCACCaggaaaagtcctcctcaccctcgagtcagttcaggcaagaacagattgcaagtcctcagtgcatccgggggaagaggagatgtaacccctgggcaaagttgaggcaccagagaaagtccttctcaccctcgagtgagttcaggcaagaacaaattgcaagtcctcagtgcatccgggggaagaggagatgtaacccctgggcaaagttgaggcaccagagaaagtcctcctcaccctcgagtgagttcaggcaagaacagtttgaaagtcctcagtgcatccaggggaagaggagatgtaacccctgggcaagttgaggcaccagagaaagtcctcctcgccttgagcgagtttaggcaagaacagattacaAAACCTCTTTGCTaggcaagaacagattacaagacctctttgcttaagcaaattgaggcaagtttgaaagtcctcagtgcagaaCCAGGCCAGCAAAGTTTTAGGCGGTAACctagaaatacacatgtcacttAGCAGATCAGGCAAacgagatttcagatactaagaatAACCCACGCCTACTGCTCAGTAAGTGATTTCgtgtcaaatgttattgctatagactaaccgTTTGTTCAAGTTAAGTTGATTACCAGAAAATTAAGCATCAGTTgtgctaagttaattgggttgagtgAAAACCAACCAAGTTATCAGGTGATCGTGCAACGGATAAGTTAAAGCCACGTAGGTCGTCGAAAATGcaacctcttagtcttttcgttgAACAAGTcacagcttaagactggggggcttgtgtaccgatcaggtcatcgggtgtgatgacgtggacaagagaaaggcgGGTGTTCAAGAAGTCAAAATAGTCGCCGTTTCTAGAAGTGGCGCTCTGCAGTAtacatagtcggttgtcgccgagTTGGCGTCATCGCCGTGTTAGCTaacggaagatcaggtggtctggcaTCGCCGCAAGAAGCATATCGCCGCAGTAAACTCAGTTGAAGTTGTTGGGGGTTCAGGCGAGGAAGTTCAAGCGTGTGAGTTTAGTAAAGACAAGAATGCCATGTGGATaatgggcgaggccttagtcttttcgctgaaacaagtgtcagctcaagactggggggcttgtgtaccgtcccgttcccgggcgttgaccagaagtcaaagtcaacacatggtgggacccctcaagggacccaaggaaaTGTCAACAGGTCGACCGCTCGAGGCATCGCCCGAGAGGAGACATCGCCCAAGTAAGACgtcgcctaagtaagacatcgcccagAAAGACGTTgcctaagtaagacatcgcccagAAAGACATCGGGCCTCGACAGTTCAAAACAGTagcaaggagaagagaaaggtggcttcgaggccataagttctagtaccagaaggggtaaacctgactcgtgaagtatccacgccactactgggagaccctgggacagatacgacccatgagagggccatgaccaggggagaaccacgtgcatgatacgagagaaaggtagatacacccccagggcaagtgactagtgattggggcgcatgagttggcacccaaaaattCAAACCACGTGACAGAAGCACTTCGTAGAGAAGAGGGCTCACATGATGGaaaaaccctaagttgggtggcggcgctgtgggaccctctgcacataataacgatcaagtcaaaggggcacgtggcaatgcccacgtgctcattaaaggtttcagggaaagtttgccaaggtacgtgTTAAGTAAGTTAAGATTCGTATAttccaaggaatgtttttatacgctttcaatgcgctttaatgcGTTTTAATGATGAgagatgtataaaaagggaccttgggagcATTTGAAAAGGAGgagagttttaacctaattctcacagTTACACAGAGCATAGACatacagagcacaaaccctaattgttcttTACGGTgcacccagctgtgagcacaaggaaattagggcaacacagttttagcccTTCAGTACAGTTTTCGATCACCCTCAGAGCATTCGTTCAAGTGTTCCGATACGGGGGTGTGTCaccttttgatgtttctcgctagttgacttgatcgtcggagtgcaaacggccgcgagggcgcccctttgttcacttcttttcaggtactcacagacagagcaaaacgaaggtgccctagctcgcgaggacaagccacgcacaaagacgatcccggtcaaccggccggaacaacaGCTAATGTTGGGCTGCGATTCAATACATGCACGGTCCAATTGACTGCTTTAGGCAAAAAACTATTTGGAAGTTTCTTTGCAGAAATCATACTACAAACCATATTCATAATAGTTATATTCTTTCGTTTCGCAACTCCGTTTTGTTGTGGTGTGTATGCAACTGTCAATTGTCTACGAATACCATTTACTTCACAAAAATTATTGAATTCTTGTGATGTAAACTCTCCTCCTCAATCAGAACGTAAGGCTCTAATAAATGAGTTTGTTTCCTTCTCAACACGGgccttaatttttaaaaaacaacaaaGGCTTTTGATTTCTCTATTAAAAAATAGACCCATGTTTTTCTACTAAAAGCATTAGTGAAAGTAATCAAATACCGTTTCTTGTTGTTTGAAATGGGTGTGATCGGTCCACAAATGTCAGCATGCACCAATTGGAGAAGTTGTGAAGCTCGCCAGGTGCTCTTGCTTGGAAACGAGTGTCGTTGTTTCTTACCCCCCAGGCAATCTTCACAAAGTCTTAAGGGAGACTTAAGTTGTGGTAATCCATTCACCATCTTCTTCTGTTGTAGAGTCTTCAAGCCTTTAAAGCTCAAGTGGccattgatgactttttacggcaagtgcaccgcgtttgtcaaaagtaataattgtccctaaggacggatatcgatcccacaaggaacagtgaattatcaagtacaatattcgctaaatataacaacagaacaataaaaagagtgttGAATTGAGTgtgttggcaatgatcaataagaaaacaaacaaagcatTAGTTGCTtcagttggaaaaatagggattaggtttcacctctctcactctcatgtattttgattagcatgtcaatattaagttcttttattgaaattgatgctcgtagaaaattcatttatatcgatctctcgcatataaaattcctAAGAATGTTTCCCAAaaatcgatctctcgcatacttataaaaacaaccTAGACATCACAATCAGAagttaatggcaattaacatttcaagtctatctctagcactcaaatatgttaagtattgatgtttaggtctgaaccctaaaaatacctctcggtcattaaaattctcaatttgtcacgaaaagttaaaagtaaaacaacaatactaataatcaatcaagaactgaatattaatatataagatatcacctcaatacataagagtttgagcagattactcccaatcccaaagggtagaattagccacacatacttctagcaccttccattctcccaattgggttacaattcactctatggtgttttcctctcaatctggcacactagggttgagcctatagccctctatttatcctagttttctaggattaggttgcttcctgtgtcgcgctaatggactaaatgataaaagataaaaaaggcccaatctttctttgcatctttttccattctgggaccttccaactttctctttttagctcaaattattctcctttactctAAATCTTCAATCTTCCCTGGAAATCttcaattaacaccaaattttagaataaaaggttcttattcaaataaatcttataaaaaatgtaaaaaggtataaattcataaattaaggattattttatatgtaaattagcaataaatcctcataagtgcctatattttaatatgaaatattactgaaattaggcacttatcactctccccaacttagaatcttgcttgtcctcaagcaaagtaaatgaatatatttgaatttaaatatcaaatagattaattcactaaacaactaatcaaattagaaacttatgatgcttccaaattcaaatatattaaaatatagacacaaaCAACTTctaggatcaaatcaaaacaaacaaatgacaattcatcaaggaatatcttctcatattctcacgggtaagtgtttctctctattttcactgaatcataacaaatcacagttgctttttatttcatcttcaaatcacaaacatattagaaacatgaatcttgaggtcttttccagtGTTGTAATGAGGTCtagcttccaaaaaatattggtttttcttaaataacaaaatgcacatcttaaagaagaagaacatacatacaattcaattatagagaacatatatgttatctaattaccactttctttcgatgtcacctttttcctctttttctttctgacttttcatgattttcatgatgatttttttttctatttctttttcttcttctgtttctctttcttttttttctttttttttttctttcaataataggaaaatATTCTTCCTACATTTTAACTTTTTGAGATTTCACAAtaagaaccaaccattccctttggtATATGTATttcatctatgttctcctttcTTAAACATGCTCAAGGGTAgaaaaatatatcatcaaaGGTTAAGgtacaataataacaaaaatcttGACCCAAAGGggatacataaaaaaaatggaattctaataagataaaggtTGACTATTTGGTCCTGagttcctaattaacacaaacaaatgcctcaatcatcttcatgttcttttatgatgtaacaaaaataaaaattaagcaaccacaactatCAATTCATCAACAAAACTCTCAAAACtatttaaggttcacacactcacttggtttaattggCCTCATTCCTTTTTGTCCTGTCATTCTCTATCttaatcaatcatcctgttaaattttcatgtatcataatttcaactacatttgaatagggattcaatcttttttttttctaacctgtgtctaattcatctcattatctaatatttaaacacaaattcttttttcccacaattcaaaattaatattctagtttttttttatttgagaaaaataaattagaaaacaaacaaattaaaactgaaatttatttaagaaaattaattcaagacataaaactaacaaaaccaaatttattcaaattaccaaataagaaaataaaaaaaataaatagaaaacaaaataaccgaaaaataaaataaaaactaaacagaaaataaaattcaaataactaaaaataaaagataaaaccatatttttttttcaatcctctcttcttaagaaatcatccagctttttgttaaaatctttatctatagttttgcttcatttgttggatctgccccctgaataatagaacatgtcccaggtcaaaatacataacctgcaaaatgattaCGAGGCAtacaagatttttttattttttatttttgaaaaataaaatcaacaaaggtaacaacataaaactaaaatgtggactgggttgcctcccagtaagagctcgtttaacgtcatctTGCTTGACACCTGTTTATTTCAAGGTGGAAATCTCTCTTTGATCCATCCTCTGTACACATTCTTCCCCTGCATTAAAATTTTTTAGACCACCAAAAAGATTTAAAGTTACCTCCTCACTTGAGTTCTAACTTGAAGTTCTCCTTTGTCAACATCAACTATGATTCTAGCAGTCTTCATAAAGGGTCTTCCAAGTATCAAGGGAAcctcctcatcttctttcatgtccATCACAACAAAATCCACAAGGAATGTGAATTTATCCACCTTGACgagaacatcttcaaccacaccatatgGATACTTGATCAACTAACTTTAAAGTCATCTTGGTGGGTTTAATCTCCAAATCACATATTTTCTTCAGCATTGTCAAAGGAATTATATTTACGCTTGCTCCCAAATCCAATAAAGCATTGTCTACAAATAAAGCACCTACAGACACAGGAAGGTTAAAACTCCCTGGGTCCTTGAATTTTTTAGGCAAGCCTTTTCGAATAATAACATTGTATCTATCCTCCAACtctatatttctttcttcaatatagctcatattctttcaaaatctttcaaatgttgaatcttgcttcaaatttcttgcaaaataatttttagggagcaatttatcaaagaattttctttccttctctttttttaaaggaggatgaggatatgataaatttttttcaagaacacctatctcCTTATCActtttttcttcctcacttcttttcttttctctctctaactcctcagtctcatcttctttttcagTTACTACATTATTGCAATGCTCTTTTGGGTTGGTTTGGTTGTCAACTGAAAACTGGCCACTTTGTATTTCTTCAAATTATTTGGCCACTTTTTCCATCTGGATCTCTATATTCCTAATCGTTGCCATGCTATTTTCTTCCATTATCACAAGTTTTGTTAGGGCGTCTTCAACTTTACTCATTTTTTCAAGCATGGATGGATCCTCAACTTCAGGTGAATTGTTCTGATAAGAAcagtgaccattaggatgatcacctccacaaaaatcacaccagATTGATTGACTCTGGCTTTGAGATGAATGAACAACATATAAATGTTGGGGCAACTTATCCATTTGTGTGGTTAATTGCTCAATCTGTTGtgtcagaattttattttgagtcAAAAGTGCATCTTCTAACAACCCTTCCTTCTGAGTGTTTTGTCTATCATGTTGGGCTTGATAATCAGTTGACGTCAATGCAACAATAATCCTTGTcgcttgttctacatcaagAGTCATCATTGTGCCGCCAACTGcagcatctaggagcatcccTGTGTCAGATCTGAGACCGGTGACaaatatgctcagttgagcaatatcttcaaacccatgatttgggcatttttTAAGTATCATTTTAAATCTTTCCCATGTCTCACAGAATGATTCATCTGCTCCTTGTCTGAACACAAAAATTTCAGACTTTACTTTGATGTAGcgagaaattggaaaaaatctttgcagAAATATTTCCTCTACATCCTTCCAACTAGTGATAGTGAGACTCTGATTTGGAAGTGATCTGAATCAATCCTTAGCCTTTCCTGCCAATGACAAAGAAAACAAGcgcatataaacattttcaagatcACCTGATTGAAAGCCCATTGTTCCCACTAATTCATAGAATGTAGACAAATGTGAACATGAATGTAGACAAATGTGAACATGAATCCTCATGATCCATTGCTTTGAATTGATGGGTAATGTTGAGAGTGAGAAAAGTGGGTTTTATTTCCAAGGCCTTGGCAGTAACAGGTATTGCAATACTAAAAAAATGCATTGGCCCTTAgtacatgacataatctccaagtgtcctCCTTGGAGGTGATGCTTGTTCTGCTGCCATGTTGCTTTCTTCCTAAAACATATTAgtgtagagaaaaaaaaaagtgtatttttttttcttttaaaaaaaattcaaaaaaaatctgaagataaaaataaaacaaattaaaaaaatctgcaaaataaaataaaaataaaacaaaaacaaaataaaacactaaaatgactttaggagaaaaataacaaaaatatccagagagaaaaaaaatataaataatataataacttacgtaaaataaaaactaaaaacaagataaaagaaaacaaaaataaataaataaatataaaacaaaaaaaataaaaacttaaaaatacaataaaataactaACTTAAACTAACAAATAAATActataagtaaaataaaaataaaataaaataaaataaaaaaaaccaaaacacaaaattataatTGCAATAACTAactaaaatcatttaaaaataatgcaAACTTACgtaaaaataaaacagaaactagtaataataaataactaattaatataaataaataacccTACGCAAACTCCAACTACTTAACTAAacgtaaaaacaaaaaaactgaaataaaatataacaaaaaaattaaaataaaaataaaataaaataaaaacaaactaaaataaataacgtaaagaaaaggaaaaaaaacaactttctttttaaaacagaaaatCTATAAATTAAGATCAAATCAAAtctgtaataaaataaaataaataaaatcaaaacaaatcaaaataattaaaatatttacaatatttagaaaattatactccacaaatcaaaattatttcCAGCAACgacgccaaaaacttgatgactttttacgacaagtgcaccgcgtcgtttgtcagaagtaataattgtccctaaggacgaatatcaatcccacaaggaacaatgaattattgatcaataagaaaataaacaaagaattagttgtttccaTTGGAAAAATATGGATTAGGTTTTATCTCTCTCACCCTCAAATCCAAGTTGGAGATGCAAAACATCTACTCCCAATTTAAGATGATAAAGCCCAATAGTATTTTGTAATGGGCCTCTGTTGGGCCAGTTCTGCTTTTTGTAACCACCACAGTCTTAGGCATAGTTTACTTATATATACACCTACTTTTTGCTTTTTGCACCGTGTATTCATTTTCAAATCTTACGAAATACAATTCTCATATTTGCTTTTCATTCTCTTCTCTTTTTTCCTCTCTTTCCATTAGGATTCTTCGCGCTCagttctttctttctttattacATCGCTTATACAGTTCTTGATATGTGAAACCTAGAATTCTCTTTGTCATCTCCGAGCAATCGTATTAATTATAGTTTTAGTAGTTATAAAAAAGTTagaattttaaacaattttaagtTAATATATTGTCTccatgttgttttttttttcaaataaaagagaatatgctctaaaataatttgatttgtaTAAAACACAGTGAAAAAGATTGGTGTTGACTCACCTTAAAAGCATCATAATTTTTtacagaaaattaaaaaaaactattataatcTTTTTATTGTGTAAAAAAATTCAAGGAAACGAGGTCAAAGTAAGGAACTTATAACTTTAGAAAAATGccattttctctttctctctctccacacacacacacacatatatatatatatatatatatctcctattttacctaattttttacaattttagcACCTAGTTCATTTAGTACCctgtttaattatatataatttttttaattatacgaTTCatggtaaataaaaaatattattattattttgagaaaaaacATTTTCCATTTGTGGTCAACAAGTAATGTAGAATGTAGAAAGTTTTTTTCATGCTTATTTGAATCAAGTGTGAAATATACaacatcaatttaaaaaatgtgaCATCTTTACTTTCaacacctttttttttctatgtttaCTTTCTACaccatttttttctatataagaCATCCAACTGATatagaatatttaaaataatttataatgtaaataatatattttttctattaatatCACGTGGAGATAACTTATTTATCCAATGCTTGTTAAATTGTTGTATATATAAACTTTATTCTTCATAAGAATTTgtacatatatttttacaatttatttattatttacggTACAATTGTAGTCGAAATAAGATAAAAGAAAAGAGAACATGTTTAAAATTATAGGAaatgttcattttttttctttcggaATTTAGTAGGTATGTAAAACGATAAACTCCTCCTTTATTCCATACTTATAATCACTTAGATTAGTGAGAGTTACATTATGTTCTTCCATTAGATATTCAacgtttagggtttagggttatcCCAGTTGCCACCACCAACAAACACCAGATTTTTGCGACATCACCTAATATAAGTTCCACATTCAAAcgattttgaaaattaaaatggtttataaatgTTTGTCAGATATGAATAGTTACGACCTTGAACAGAATGTGTTTCATAGGATTATATTTCGTTATCCCATTGTTTTAAACAAAGTTTGTTAAATAAATTGGGACTTTGTAATTTGAGTTTCCTCTTAATGATGTTTATAgatgattttttataattaagtaTACGATCAACCACATGGGTAAACCTTTTGATAACAACATCATGTTCTTGTTCTTCTATATAAAGATTTATAACTCTATCTTTATCTTGTAATTATTATACTTTCTGCACCATTTTTTCTACGTTTATTTTttacaccatttttttttctataccaGGCACACAattgatataaaatatttaaaataatttattatgttacaaataatgtttttattgAATGACATCTAAAT harbors:
- the LOC137820745 gene encoding uncharacterized protein, giving the protein MSYIEERNIELEDRYNVIIRKGLPKKFKDPGSFNLPVSVGALFVDNALLDLGASVNIIPLTMLKKIYVLVKVDKFTFLVDFVVMDMKEDEEVPLILGRPFMKTARIIVDVDKGELQGKNVYRGWIKERFPP